CTTACTAAAACAGACCCGGGACTGTCGAAAATTCTTGTCGGGCTCGGATGGGATGAACGCCAGACTGACGGTGCCGAATTTGACCTCGACGCTTCGGCATTTTTGCTGAACGAAGCGGGTAAGGTTCGGAGTGATGCCGATTTCATTTTCTATAACCAGATGAATTCGACATGTGGTTCCGTCAGCCATACGGGCGACAACCGCTCCGGCGCGGGCGAGGGTGACGATGAAGCGATCAAGGTGAATCTTGATACCATTCCGGCCGACGTTCAGAAGATCGCCATTACCGTAACGATCCACGAGTTTGAAGCGCGGAAGCAGTCTTTTGGTCAAGTCACCAATGCCTTTATTCGCATTGTGAATGATGCGACAGGCAGCGAAGTCGTTCGTTATGACCTGACCGAAGATTATTCGACGGAAACTGCAATGGTTTTTGGCGAGCTGTATCGCCACAACGGTGAATGGAAATTCCGGGCTGTCGGCCAAGGCTACAATGGTGGTCTTGCCGCGCTGAGCAAACAGTACGGCGTTAATATCGGCTAATTTTTATTCCTGTGACACCCAATCGTGCCGGTGTGTCTATCGGCATGTCTTTGTGAATTAATGGAAGGAACTGACAATGGCTGTATCACTTCAAAAGGGCGGCAACGTTTCACTGACCAAAGAGGCTCCGGGCCTGAGCAAAGTGATCGTTGGTCTGGGCTGGGATCCGCGCGCGACGGATGGCACCGATTTTGACCTGGATGCCTCGGTTTTTGTGTGCGGTGAAGACGGCAAAGTGCTCTCTGATGGTCACTTTGTCTTCTATAACAACACCAAAAGCCCCGACGGTTCTGTCGAGCATACCGGTGACAATCGCACCGGCGCGGGTGAAGGCGATGACGAACAGGTTAAAGTTGACCTCGGGAAAGTTCCCGCAGAAGTCAAAAAACTGGTCTTTGCCGTAACCATCCATGAAGCAGCAGCACGCAAGCAGAATTTTGGCCAGGTGGGCAATGCCTTCATGCGTGTCGTCAATCAGGATGGCGACAAGGAACTGGCTCGTTATGACCTGTCGGAAGATTATTCCGTCGAAACGGCAATGATTTTCGGCGAGGTCTATCGTCACAATGACGAATGGAAGTTCAAGGCTATTGGCGCCGGTTTTGAAGGTGGCCTCGGCCCGCTAGCTTCCTCGCATGGCGTGAATCTCGGCTAAACTGTTTTAAAGTGCGCGCGGATAAATGTCCGGGCGCACTTTTTTTATCTCGCACCTTCAAACCGGCAGTAAACATCACTTGGACGAATGTCAGGAGATCCGACATGACCACCCTTGCAATGGGCGCAAACGCCCCGCTTCCTTCGCTGACATTCGAGCTTGATGTTCTGTTGCCACAGGGGTCGCCGATTGATGTGACGGCGTTGCAGCTTTATGCCAACGGCAAGGTGCGCGGTGACGGCGACATGTGTTTTTTCAATCAAAAAACAATCGGTGGCGGGGCTGTGACCCTGAAGGTCAGTGCCGACAAACAGAGTTTTGTTTTTGATCTGGCAAAGGTCGGGGCCGATGTTGACAAGATTGTTGTCAACGCCACGCTTGATAATGGTGCCTTTTCGTCTGTTCGCGATTTAAAACTCGTGGCTTCGCCGGGCATCGAAATGCCGGTCGATACATCCGGTCGGTCCGAGGCCGCCCTGATCCTGTGCGAGATCTATCGGCGCAATGACCAGTGGAAAATCCGCAATGTCAGCCAGGGATTTAATGGCGGATTGCAGGCCTTGGCCGAACATTTTGGGGTCGAGGTTGCCGCACCTGCGGCCCAGCCCAGCCCTGCACCAAGCGCAAAACCGGGCTCGGTGCCGGAAACGCCCCGATCGACTGTCAATCTTTCCAAGGTGTCGCTGACAAAACAGGAAAGCACGATTTCGCTGAAAAAGGATGACGGCAAATTTGGCCGCATCCGGGTCAATCTGAACTGGAACCAAAAACCAAAGCCAGGCGGTTTTTTTGGCATGGGCAAGCGCAGCATCGACCTTGATCTGGGGGCTTTTATTGAATTCCAAACTGGTGAGAAAGGTGTTGTCCAGGCGCTTGGTAACTCGTTTGGTGACTTGAACAATATGCCATTTACCAAACTGATGGCCGATGACCGCTCAGGCACATCCGCCGATGGTGAATGGCTGGAAATTAATGGCGATGCG
The DNA window shown above is from Thalassospira sp. TSL5-1 and carries:
- a CDS encoding TerD family protein produces the protein MALTLSKGQNLSLTKTDPGLSKILVGLGWDERQTDGAEFDLDASAFLLNEAGKVRSDADFIFYNQMNSTCGSVSHTGDNRSGAGEGDDEAIKVNLDTIPADVQKIAITVTIHEFEARKQSFGQVTNAFIRIVNDATGSEVVRYDLTEDYSTETAMVFGELYRHNGEWKFRAVGQGYNGGLAALSKQYGVNIG
- a CDS encoding TerD family protein; the encoded protein is MAVSLQKGGNVSLTKEAPGLSKVIVGLGWDPRATDGTDFDLDASVFVCGEDGKVLSDGHFVFYNNTKSPDGSVEHTGDNRTGAGEGDDEQVKVDLGKVPAEVKKLVFAVTIHEAAARKQNFGQVGNAFMRVVNQDGDKELARYDLSEDYSVETAMIFGEVYRHNDEWKFKAIGAGFEGGLGPLASSHGVNLG
- a CDS encoding TerD family protein — encoded protein: MTTLAMGANAPLPSLTFELDVLLPQGSPIDVTALQLYANGKVRGDGDMCFFNQKTIGGGAVTLKVSADKQSFVFDLAKVGADVDKIVVNATLDNGAFSSVRDLKLVASPGIEMPVDTSGRSEAALILCEIYRRNDQWKIRNVSQGFNGGLQALAEHFGVEVAAPAAQPSPAPSAKPGSVPETPRSTVNLSKVSLTKQESTISLKKDDGKFGRIRVNLNWNQKPKPGGFFGMGKRSIDLDLGAFIEFQTGEKGVVQALGNSFGDLNNMPFTKLMADDRSGTSADGEWLEINGDAWPSFRRILIVAFIYEGVANWQETDGVIRMMVPGQPEIEVRMNELSTSRKDVMCAVALLENDNNQIRVSREVRFFNGHEQVDRAYGWGLAWRAGRK